A window of Oryza glaberrima chromosome 2, OglaRS2, whole genome shotgun sequence genomic DNA:
ACAGCCTACAGGCTAAGGTGACCGGCAGCGGCTACGCCTTCGGGCGCGGTAACCTTCTTGGGGGCATTGTCGAGGTACCCTCCTCCCTCAACGAGGATCTCTAGTTGAAAACCTTGTCCAGTCTTTTGGACGGACAACGACGGCATCTTTTGATGTCGCTACCTTCATGAAGGCGTTGTCTTTTTTGAGTTTCCGTTCTGTGGTGTTGTTGTAAGCCTAGCGGTGACCGGCCTCGCATAGCGGTTGCCGGTTCGGTGTTTGGCTCCCCTCTCTGTAGCTTGTGTTTGTGCAGTTGGCATGTGGTGTCGGGGCGTGCGCTTTGTGCACATCCTTCCTCAATAGCTTGCTGTCGATGAAAAACCTTCTtgtaaccttttttttcctctatctTAATGACATTGGATGACCTCCTTCGGTCATCCCGACAAAAAAAGGTTGGCCAAGGGCAAGCAAGGAAgcagaggcaggcaggcagTGGTCAAGTAGCAGCGAGTAAAGTTGACCAAGTGCAGAGGCCGCAGCCTGGCGGCTGTGGGTGAGGCATTGATCTAGTAGCAAATAGCATCAGCGACACAAAATCTGCCCAAGCTCACTGGTGCCAACTAGCAATATTCCATGGGTATTAATTAAACAAGTAGCTTGATTAATTGATTGCATCGTTTGACTCATGCTGCTTAGAAATGGGTCTTTGCTCCACATGCACGAGATACCCACCAGATCGGAAGGAAGCCTCCTGTGTGCAGCTCGGCCCTCAGCGAAGCCCTAGCCAAATGCATGTGCGATGAAGCTAAGCGAGTTGGCAGCAGCAATGGTGGGTGAGGCACAAGGACAGGTGAGGTCGATGCCAGCGCAGGCAGGGGCATGCCGGTGATTCGTCCAGAGTTGTTGCTTCACTGCTTCAGCAGGAAgaatgaggaggaagagaaggaagaatCCCAAAAGTAGATGGTTTGATAAGTTAAGGGGTGATTAATATCCAGTTTGAAAGTTTAGAAACAAACTTTAGACTTTTGTGGAAGTTCAGGGATTTAAAATAGACATCCCTAACAAAAACAAAGCAGTACATTAGAGCATTAGCAAGATGGTACTTTCAAATTACACTCCTTAGTGTGTTCATGTGCATATGTACCATTTTCAATGACACAAAAACCAATTAACAATGCAACctacaaaagaaaaaccatGCTTGCCCTAAAGGTCGATTTCTGCTCAAAGAAGTATGAAGAAACTTTAAGACTTAATAACAACAAATGCTAAGAACTGTTAAGATCAAGCTCCTCTACATCAACCTCACCATTACCATATAAAGTACCAACTAAGACTATCTTCTTCATTGTACACCTCCAAGAGCTACTCCTAAACTTTTTGGAGCTTACCTGCAGACCTCACCAAAGCCAGGGCCAAGCTTATCTTGAATATAAACTTGCTGTGTGTTCTGAAACCGTAATGCTATCACTGTAGAAGATTTTCTCGGAACAGAGGCCTACATGCATATGGTCTTAGAATCAAATAAAATGACAGAAATAAAAGACATGCTAACAAGAAtcagagataaaaaaaaatatccgaatCGGTACAAAAGAGTACTACCTTCAAACTACCATCTTGATCAGCACAACGAACTTTAGATGCTTTTGAACCATCAATAAGAAAATGATACATTTCAGTAGCACAAAGGTTGGCCATCATCATCATGAAAATGCAACCTTTCCACATAAAGTTAAACCTCATTCTTAAACAATGAACTGATAAGGTAGCAAAATGAGATAGCATTAGCACTGCTCCCTGTTGTCCGTCCCCAGGCTTACCAATGGTATCAAATAAGTCATTTCTCTGAAGCTCATTAGGTTCATAGTGCCCAAGTAAGCTGATGGTTTCTGATACGATGTTAAACACCTTGCAAGGTTCTAAACAATGTGTGGTCTGGCTGCCATCTCCCACTGTCATTTGCCTAATGCAATGCATAATTCGTATAAAAGAGGAGCCCATTAGCCTAAGTGCTGCAGCAAGGCAGATAATCTCCTCTGAAACATTAGGATATAATCTATCCATCTCTTCCTGCTTTGCCAAAAGAAGGACATTTGACACTATGCTTTTCACAGCAGTAATAGTGTCCTGCCTAGATTGTTCATGAAGTACTTGCTGGTTCTCTTCAATGAAACGGACTATATCACTCTCATTGATGGGCAAGTCGTCATTGGAGTGCAAGTTGCAAAACAAAACCAGCCTATTGATATCACAGGCTAGCTTCTGATGAGTTGCAGCCTGTAAACAAGAGCTCAAAGGTCTTCTTTTCATGGAACAACCCAACGGCCTTTTTACACCACTAGTTCTTCTGAAAACACCTAATGCAGGTAAGTAACTCAAATAGACATCCATGGCATGCTCGAACGCCAGCAAATTCATGTTCAGATCCCCATTGTCAGCACATCTGCACGCCAGCAGTAAGAAATGAGCCTGGACAGCAGGCGGAATAGAGAGCAAGCAGCTCTTGTGGAGCAGGGAAAGAGCTCCTGAAAGGCCAATTTCTGGAACTTCCAACTTAGCCTTCGCTGACCATGATAGTGCGCTCAAAAACCCCTCCTCGTCTTGCACAGATGAAATGAAGTGATGCGACATGAGCTCCATGACGAAAAGGTTGCCACCACTGCACACCGAACCCAGAGAGGTGATTCTTGAGCGTCTCGGCATAACAGCATTGGCCGCAGTAAAGCAAGTCATCAGTTGGTTGCTAGATACAAGATTGTCCAGGAACACCTACAACATATAaaccaaacaagaaattaaCAAAAATACCTCTCTATCCGTTGTCACGGATGAGCTCTCACCTAACTACTCATAGGGGAAAAAGTTATTTACGCCGGTAAGGGGAAATTTTCAGTTGTCCCCTGAGCATCACATTCTGATTCCGGAATTGAGAGCAAAAAAAACAACCCAATGGTGGCGAAGCGAACGGAGCGCGTACCTCGAGGGCGGGGAGCAGTGAGGGGTCGAGGTCGCGGCAGAGGATGCCGCGGAGGGAGGCGAGCAGGCGGGTGCAGCGGCGTAACGCCAGCTCCGCGTCGGCGGAGAGAGGCAGCGAcaggaggcagaggcggaggaGCGCGGGGAGGTCGGCGGGTGGcgggccggaggcggaggagaggtcCCGCCGGGAGAGCTCGTCGAAGGCGAGGCCGGACAGGCGCCGGAAGCCCtccagctcgccggcgtcggccaTTGCCGGGCCCCCCCGTAAACCCTAGGGTTTGATTTTTCGGGGATGTCGGAGAAGCGGGGGGTTTGCGTCGGCGAAGAACGAGGGAGGCCTTCTTGGTGAGCGTTCGCAGTTGGGCCGTGCGTCGTGTGGGCTTCGCGGAAGGCCGGGCTCGTTTGGTTGTTTGCCGTTGCAAACCTTGCCAATTTTTTCACTTTACTACTAGCAATGATGTTCGTGTGTTGCAACTTTACTATACTAGCAAAGATGTTGATGTGTTGCAACAGGTGAATTCAATTTTAGTAATTGTATATGTAGATACTTTCCATTTTCTTCCACCGTGCATTTATCACACTTTGCTCTCCCTCTACATTTTCTAGCTATTCTGCAATTTACACAGTCTTTTGCCTTGTTCATTAACAAAGAAAATCTCATCACTAATAAGCCACAAAGCTTctgcaatatatattttgataaaaccTATTTTGCAACCCATAATACTGCCCTCATATTAGAATACTtcgaacatactccctccgtcccaaaaaaaagataaaccctaaatttctgtgtccaacgtttgactgtccgtcttatatgaaaatttttataattagtattttcattgttagatgataaaacatgattaatactttatgtgtgacttatctttttaatttttttcataatttttttaaataaaacgaacagtcaaaccTTAAACTACAGAGGGGAATTGCTCCTCTAGAGAATTTTGAGCTGGCGTGGCCACTTGCGCGAGCCGACGCGTCATCGGCGCTGGAATCTTGTGGGATTTCACGAGCGCAGGTGCGGCCGCGTCGACACTggttattttgcaaaaaaaccctTAAACTCATTGATAATTTGTTTTAGGTTCCTGTCCTACAGTTTCTATGTTCTACGTTGTTACGTGCAGGACCTCTACAAAACGAAATATTCTGACCAAAGAAGCGAAAAATCAGAAAACAAGACCGCGCTCGAAAACATGGAAATTAAGGGTTTTTTCCGCAAAACTTGCAACCCTATCCAAGTCCTCCACCCCACGAAAACCTAGCCGCCACCGTTCCCTCGCACCTCTCTTCTCGCTCGCTCTCCCCTAgaccacaccgccgccgcctcctcgcgcccTCACCCCcccagtgccgccgccgccgaccacttTTCTCACACTTAGCCAAATCGTCGCACCTTCCCCTTGCCACCGCGGGGCCAGTTCCGGCGGAGGGTAGGCCATGCCCGCCGGATTCGGTAGCCACAACCTCCTTGCCGGCGGATCCGGTCACCCGGAGGCGAGGGTAGGGCTAGCACAGGAGGCTCATCGACAGTACGGCGGTGAGCTCCATGGGGAAATGCTCTGCTCCCCAccctcatctttcttctttccaACACTGTGCTGGATTTGGCAAGATGAGTAATACGGTGCTGCACGGAAGCTTGAAGCCGCTCTGGCCGGCGACGGCATCAAGCAAGAATAGCATTGTACGCAGCCAAAAAGGTTTGTCTCCATGCATGTCCCTCTCCACATCCAAAGCCGTCCACGATTCATGTGTATCTGAGTCCCTTGCTATCGTTGCCGCCGGCAATAGATTGTTCTCATATGTGACGGTGACCAGTGGGCAGTGGCACAGACGATGTGTGGGCTGGCTGCCTGCTTGCCTCTTATCAttcctttccccttttttttcatgctctctctttctccctttgTATGTGTGTTGCAGCCTTCCAGGCTCTCACTATCATGTATTTCTGAATTTGTGCAGGTTCTTGGCAAGTAACTCAAATTTCTTTTATCTTTCAGGATAAAAGTTTAAGAGGTATAAGAGGTTGGCTTTCTGTTTTGTTTCAACCTCTTTTACTGATTTATTTCATTCCTTAGATTTGGTCTTTAATTATGCATCTTTAGTTACTGAGATCCATAAATTTGTTTGCTTCATTCTTTTAGGTGGTCGACCATCTACAGTTGCTTTGCCTCTCACACAAGAGCCACCAATGAAGCTCCACAGCATAGCGGCAATTGCATACCAGTAGATGCTGCTGGTTTTGTTTGCCATCAGTCATCTTGATTACCTTGGTGCACATAGATATTATCtgtttatttaaaaagaaaactgaaTTTGGATTTGGTGACTACCAAACAGGTGAATACTCGACTTGAATTGTTTATGTACAAAAAGTATTTGGCAATATGTTCTCCTGTAGTTTAGATAGGCTAGCAGTAGATGTTGCTGTTTTGTTTGCCATCAGACCTCTTGATTACCTTCATGCACATAGATATCATCTGTTTATTTAAAAGGAAACTGAATTTGGATTCAGTAGTACACTGGGATTTGGTGGCTACTGAACAGTTGAACACTAATCATGAATGTTTATGCTTGAAAAGTATTCTATCCTTCGGAGATTCTTATTGTTGGCCAGAGGATATAATTAGAAGACAATTGCTGATCCTTTGGAGATTCTTATTCTTTGGGAAGGAAGGTAGGGTTGTTCAACCCCAAACAGTTGCTGATCAGCTATACTGATCCCTTTTTCATGTTGCAAAACTTTTTATCCTATGCCTTCTTTTGCTCAATTGGCCTACAACCAAGGGATAAATAGAAATTACCACAGGATCTTCTTACAACGATGAAAATTTCATTTGTAATAATCATTTTACTACCtcaatagggaaaaaaaaactagggcGAGCTTTTATAGGCTGAATGCGGAACTAATTCTGTGAGTAGATGAGGTTATGTGATAATTGAGTGTACTATCTGATGCTCTCTGTCTGCATTTTCTTTTATGCTTTCCAATTTTGTGCAGATAAATAACTGGCAAGAAATTGAAATGCCTCAGGATGGTACAAAACTAAGAGTAAGAACTTTGGATGCCAATACAACACTGTCAGCCTTTGGTCATGAAAACATTTGAGAATCGACTTAGACATTATCAGGTATGTCATTATTAGTACCATCAACATCCTGATTAACTCATCTTAATTAGCTGGAACTATAATACCTATATTTTTCTGAAATATGCTATTTCTGTTCTACAGAAGCAAATTATTGTTGTATAGTGTGTGCTTTCATTTGCTGTAAATCTTATAGGAGGGTTTGAAGTATATGATAAACAAAGTGGAACAACTTATGAACGTGATGCctaattgttgttgttttaaCTAGGCAACAAACTCAGCAAATTCAGAGGCACACTTCAAATGATCTGGTAGAAATCCCCACCTTAAATCCTTAATACTGTGCAAACCACAACTATATTTAATCATCTGTTGCCCTTATTTTTCTTATATCTACACATGGCAATGATGCTTCAtgtttattttctgaaaatgCCAGCACCTAAGATTTTGAAGCACACAGCTAACAAAGTGGACATGCTAGGAGTGCAATAGAACAAAATGCAGTACACATGTATGCTGATTGCAGTGCTAGGAGTGCAATAGATTTTTTTAcatgggtgttttttttttgaatgatgGATGTTAATTATTGAGGGATATGAATGAGTTAGATGATATATACAAGGCGCGATGAATGAATTGAGGCCATCCTGATGTTGGGTTGCACAAGTAATATATTTCATtggatttatctttttattatgCACTATTTACAGTAGTTGGCCGGAGAGGAATGACTAGAGCTAGAAGACATTTTCACTTTTTTCCCTCTAAATATGGGCAACATGCCTTTAAAccaattttttcttcttattattaCTTGCTCATTCCTTATCTGCAAGTTCAGTTGGAATTTGGATTTGTTAATCTGCTTGAGTTGAATTTACAAAGCGATTCATATCTGGgttgttttatattttgttaaatGGACATGATGGCTGTTAGACTGACTGATAGCAATAACAACACTTCTTTGAAAATAAGAGGGGTAGACAAAGATAGTTCCTCCATCCTCCCTCTTGTTTCTTCCCCACGTGCAGTTGAGGCTAACGGTGATTTTTGACGGAAAACGCGATGGAGTGGCACGGTTCTAATTTCCCCAAATTCCAGTAGCATGTAGccgatatcgtgaatagtagtaacatttatctaaaatggcgtatttgtagtggcatggatccaattaacccatataAAAATGAGATCTGTTACTTTGTTTTCTAGATGCTACTGGCCACCCCCATATTTATCTTGCATGTGGCAATGAATAATGTATTGTATTGCATTTGTCCACAATTTGATCATGCAAAGTTATAAAAAGTGGTGTGGTGGTCTTGCCGAGGTGGGTTTCAAAGTttctatatcatttttttattgatgTGGTTCAAGTGTTAAAGTTGCTTGGATTTTTCATTGCTCAGAACTGTAGATTTTCATTAGTGAAAATTGCAAGTGACAAGTTTGGTTCTATTGgtcaatataatatttttttgtgatATTGTGCAAGATGTTAAGTCAAATCCGTGACTGTTATCTTGACTAGAAGCAAATTTATGCCACAAAATATAGTATTTATTGCTGAGATTGTAGGATTTATTTGTTataaaatgttcttttttatcTTGTAATAAAATGTTACCAGCTTAACAGAAGAAAACTATCAGATTATGTTTTATAGGCTAAATGTTAAACTATTTTCGTTAGTatggcatttttttaataatattcttAAGCCTAAACAAAAACTGGATTATATGTAAGCTATCTAATTATGAATGGCTTTGGTAAGTAATGTAGCATTCCTTCACTATTTATAATACCATCATTGAAGAGATGATCttctttacattttttttctttcatgtgcCCTTTACTACTAAAAAAGAATTGAAAGTACAACCTGAATAATTGGAGGGGATCTTACTTGACCAGTTGGCATGTCTCTACTTCACATTAGTGGGGATCTCACTTGGCTAATTGGCCAGTTGTCATGTATCTGCTTCACATTGGAGGGGATCTCAGTTGGCCAATTGGCATGTCTCTGCTTCACTTCATTTCAGCTCCTCAGAAACAAGCAACCAAGTTCTTATTGCCCAGGGATGGCCAAGCTCTCCAAAAACAACTGATATAATGAAATATTCTTTCGTTCCTCCCACAAAGCTTCAGAGCTGGactatcacaaaaaaaaaaaaaaacttcagagCTGGAGGGTGAGGTTGCTGCCATGCAAAGCTGAAATTTCATTTTTGAATATTCCTACTGTACTATTCTGTTTTATAATCGTCGTGCTTTTGTTTGTAGAGTATGCTTAATTAGTCATAGAACCAGATTTACAGTATAAATTCGTGAAAGCAGCTGTAAGCTTTTTCATACTATTGCTTATTTTCAAAAAGGGTAAGTTTGTGCTTTAGTGCTTTAGCTAAACCACAAACTTGGTAGAAAATTAAATCTCAATTTACAATTGCATCTATGGCGTTTAACTCCATCTTGAGTGGACTGCTTTTATGCTATTATCAACATAAAAAATGGATCCATGGAAGGCCAAATTTCTATGTAAATTTTTGTGCTATTTAtcctgtctttttttttttgcattattCATCCTGTCGAAATCCCTGCTGTACTATCCCTGTTGTCCAATTAGTCATAGATGTTTACAGAAGTTTGGACTGGACATACTATATTTTAAATTgagattttattttctattaacATTGGATTGAATATTATAGAATTGGTACTCTTATGTCATAATGCATCTTCCTTCACTCTATTTACCAAAATAATCTTACTCTCCTTTTCGGAGGCCATTGGTGTAGCGCGCAAAGCGTGTGTTTGACTCTAGTATATAGTCAATAGCAACTCATACATATAGAGCtgtattgatcgtggagatTCGATCTTCTTATGGAAGTAAAACAAATGTGCCCTTGATTGAAAGGACTCATGACTCATCAGTGTAAGAATGAACTGAAATACTAACAAAGTAGTAATCACAAGCCGCTCTTACCGAAGCTACACAAACTTGTTAGAGAAGGCCTacataatcagaaaaaaaacatgcgacACAAAATATTAGGTTTTTGCAATAATAAGCAAGTATTACCAACCATATGCAAAAGTATCTAGGCATCCAATAACTTCACCGTATTTCTTTGACCTCAAATGCCCCAACTTCATGAATCGAATCCACTAATAGGGATTCACTGACCTCAAATGCACAGTATTTCACGAATAGAATCAAAATTCACTGTATTCAAATGCCTCGAATGGGGTTATTGGCTCCGTGAGATGAGCATGCAACATTGGTGTATGCGAACGATCTGGAACATGGGCTTGGATGCAATCGATCATGAACTATGGACGCACGCGGGAGGCCAGGAGCTATCCAATCGATCTGGTGCTAGGCGGAGCCATGTGTCAATGAGGATGGTCGACACAAGCATCACGAAGCAATTGGACTCACGCGGGCCAGGTCGTTGCGTTGGAAAGCGTAAACCTTGTGCTATTTGGACACAAACGACGGAAACATTACGGATATTTTAAgtaggtaaagataaagatatggTAAAAATTAGAATTGCCAATTTCTTTTGCTCAGTTGAGTTTGGCCGCAAACCAAATATAACTTGGTTGAGTTTTATCTTTTGGATATATAATACGGTGGGGACTGTACCCCCTCCTTTTCTTGTCTCACGGTGGGATGGAAAAACAAGGTTATAATGTTATAGACGATCACTAGTgaaatataagtatatattgTGAAAAACGATACGAAACTGTAAAATACTTGCGACAGTTTTCAAATCATTAACCATCGAATTTGCTTTGAGATTGGTGATAGgcagaagaaaattcatgtacATGAATGGGCATGGGGAATATCGAACACTCGAGCTGCTCCCAGTTCATGTAGATGAATGGTACCACTGCACCAGCTCGTTTTatttcatatacatatataaattacaTTAAGTATAGTTACACTTTAATTATATTTGAAagcttttcaaaaaaaactgTCAAATGCTATATTGGTACTCCTAAAAATAATCATAGAAATATGCAAAAGATATATTTCATCTCCACGCATAAAACATCGAATTTCTCCTCAATATTAATCTCTACTAAACAACCTAAAGTTGCAAATAGAGAGAGCATGCTATCTTATCCCCTAAAGTTGCAAATAACTTCCCCCGAACAGGTAAGAGCTGATGAGTAGTTGCTTTACTGCGGCCAATGCTGTCAAGCCAAAACGCTCTAGGGTCACCAGTCACCTGGGGAGGAGGGGTATGGGTTCACAATTTTATCCATACCCATCTCATATTTAACTTGCCCATACTTAATGGGTGTGGGTATTACCTAATCGATCGGTGTTATACTATCCAATTGGTATTGGTAACctacatgtggacccacatatAGAAATAGCTCAAAATGTACACAAAGTTATTTTTTATGCAATAAACCATTTCTAAACAAATTCAACCAAATTTGACAAGTTTTTATAGTGTGGATGCGAGTTTTAAAATTATGGGTCCGAGTTAGGTGGGTAATAATAAGTATAATCTCCCCTACGCAAAACTGAAATTAATGGGTAATTTCTTTTTACCCATacctagggatgaaaacggatcaaAAAGAAACAAGCTCTACCATATTCACTTTTCGGAATTGGAATTggaaaccccggatacgaaaaagaaatacaatattatcaaatatagATATGGAGCAAAAATGAAATGGAATGAATACAATAAAGAATATTTGTCGGAAGATAAAGACCCCTCAAATTGAACTTCTCGAATCAAGATATATCGTTTGTTATTTTTCCTGGAATAATAGGTCATCATttccaaattttatattatttattttgtaggTGATCCTAAACAATACGTGAAAATCGGTTTTCATAGCCGTTCCCTTAAGAGAACTATTATCCACTTTCTAATCTATTGAATAAACCTAAGATATCTTCCTTTATGCATAATTACACatgggaaggaggaggaaaggaTGAGGCCGGTGTAAGTGGACGTACAACAGCTGTGGGATGGGATTTTTATTCAGATAATGAgataaaattttgatctttgcTCAGCGAGTTACAGTCAATTATTACAAAAATCCATTCGATGACGAATGACGAGCACACACCAAGTCAATAAAAGCACACCCAAATAACATGAAGCAAGCACAAATTAATATGCACCAACGCTAGATAAAGATCCCACAATTATTGAATCCTACTccgtgtcgacgtttgatgtcgcgactacggtatttggatagtatggggatcgttggtactagaatatatgcgagacttaggtaaaagagacggagacgaggatttttatacaagttcgggcccctgaattgtcaggtaataaccctactcctgttggccgaaaccGGTCGTTACTCTTATTCACCAtgatcacaccagtacaatatttggggtagcctatctaattgTTGTCGACTTGACGGCCTGAAGTATCATCactagtcgacaacagggtagtcttcctcctcgaatccgtgcccggcgagatcagagacaacgctaTGTCTTTCCTGACAGTATCCgaagacaccgtaggggactagccatgcttatttttgaagtcgatatctggcgtcttgtcttgTTGTatattggcttgtatgttgatcttgtgtcttgatctattgttctgtgtcccctctcctcctaggaggccttgtatttatacccgtAGGTGTCCCcttctccaagtagaactagggaaaccaatatggatacaattcgagtagtccttgtcgtttccatgtagaactctattcatccttccttatgcggaactcctcctatctccgaaggttgtttccgtataagacatggtatgtggtgggtcctaccgagatttaatcaactactattaggtatgtgataTCCATAACTCTGACACTCcgtatttgtgaatctccatccgcAGTTGGTGAAAAGACttttcctcgaaaaaaaaactacctttTGTTTTGTTGGATACACTTGAAGGTTAATTTGTATTTTCGAATGTACATACCGGGCACTGTGACGGTGTGCCTCGGGGCAGTAACTCGCTTCGGATGTTCGAGCAGGACATTTAGTGATAGTGCAACACTGAGGATCGAACTTGTTTGAGTTTGATTTCCTCGCAcaagaaaaaaggaaattgtAGCGACTTTATTTCCCTTTTTCCGTTTCCATGAAATGGGTTggcttctactccctccatcctaaaatatttgacgccgttacttttttaaaaatgtttgaccgttcgtcttatttaaaaaatttaagtaattattaattcttttttatcatttgatttattgttaaatatactttcatgtatacatataattttacatatttcataaaagtttttgaataagacaaacggttaaacatgtttaaaaaagacaacggtgtcaaacatctagaaaaggagggagtactaaaaaTGGAGGCGAGCGAAGACAGCGGGGAACCAGCCGCATGCagagcagcgacgacggcatCCATGGCGCGCGGCGTACGTACGCAGGAGCACATTTGGAGGAGAGGACGACCCCGACCTCCTCCCAGAAATAGCAGCCATCGCGGCCTTTATAAGCATCCACGCACGATCGATCGCCATTGCAGAGAGCTCGCAACCACAGGCTAATTTAATTAGCACCAGAAATATGGCTTCTTTCAAGATGACGCTgctccccgtcctcctcctcctcgccgcggcctcgccggcggcgctgggCGCCTTCGACGTGAACCAGATGCTCGCCGACAAGTCCCAGTACGGCTCGTTCCTGAAGTTGCTGACGCAGACGAAGGTCGCGGAGGAGACGAACCGGCTCAAGTCGGCGTCGCTGCTGGTCCTCCAAGACAAGGCCATGAAGCCGATCACGTCGCTCCCCGCCGACAAGCAGCGGATGGCCATGGCCAACCACGTCCTCCTCAAGTACTTCGACCCCATCCAGCTGGGCGAGATGAAGGACCGCACCGCCATGCTCCCCACGCTGCTGTCCAACACCGACAAGAAGCTCGGCGTCGTCAACTACACCAAGGCCAGCGACGGGCAGATGTACCTGGGCGCCCCCGGCGCGGCCTGCGTCGCCAAGCTCGTCAaggtcgtcgccgcgcgcccctACGCCATCTCCATCATGGAGGTCAGCGAGGCCATCCTGCCGCCCGCgctcggtggcagcggcggccccGGCCGGCGCGCCAAGGGCGGCAAGGGAAAGGTCAAGCCGAAGTCCAGCGACGCCGACGAAGCCGCGGCCAAGCCC
This region includes:
- the LOC127764677 gene encoding uncharacterized protein LOC127764677, which translates into the protein MADAGELEGFRRLSGLAFDELSRRDLSSASGPPPADLPALLRLCLLSLPLSADAELALRRCTRLLASLRGILCRDLDPSLLPALEVFLDNLVSSNQLMTCFTAANAVMPRRSRITSLGSVCSGGNLFVMELMSHHFISSVQDEEGFLSALSWSAKAKLEVPEIGLSGALSLLHKSCLLSIPPAVQAHFLLLACRCADNGDLNMNLLAFEHAMDVYLSYLPALGVFRRTSGVKRPLGCSMKRRPLSSCLQAATHQKLACDINRLVLFCNLHSNDDLPINESDIVRFIEENQQVLHEQSRQDTITAVKSIVSNVLLLAKQEEMDRLYPNVSEEIICLAAALRLMGSSFIRIMHCIRQMTVGDGSQTTHCLEPCKVFNIVSETISLLGHYEPNELQRNDLFDTIGKPGDGQQGAVLMLSHFATLSVHCLRMRFNFMWKGCIFMMMMANLCATEMYHFLIDGSKASKVRCADQDGSLKASVPRKSSTVIALRFQNTQQVYIQDKLGPGFGEVCSSDSLQRCTSSYGRDNVRTILKGLTGRGEDSSDLYDFIEFNPSLDYSNWWTQRKKFKKFKDHKWIRSKRHSMSRLRASKVWLR
- the LOC127764003 gene encoding fasciclin-like arabinogalactan protein 3, which gives rise to MASFKMTLLPVLLLLAAASPAALGAFDVNQMLADKSQYGSFLKLLTQTKVAEETNRLKSASLLVLQDKAMKPITSLPADKQRMAMANHVLLKYFDPIQLGEMKDRTAMLPTLLSNTDKKLGVVNYTKASDGQMYLGAPGAACVAKLVKVVAARPYAISIMEVSEAILPPALGGSGGPGRRAKGGKGKVKPKSSDADEAAAKPATEPKATDVPK